The nucleotide sequence CTAGGCATTCCCagctcttttcaataaaacataaaaataaaaataacaaaataaaaaaaaatcattgcaaCGTTATAACAGTAATCAATCTTTTTGGGCCCCAAAGATCAGATGGAAATGGTGGCATTACTAACACACCGATCCATTGAAATAGCTCCAAATTGTATGTCCATTATTGTCGCCATGAAAAGCTTTCATACGACAAAACATCCAAGGCCCAACATGCTTCAAcgaaaagaaattaatattacGGCAATAGCAAACAACTTGACAAATCTCCACCGAGCCTTGGTATTGGCTCAGTAATTCCCACATGAATTCCTGCCCGTGCTACATTGGATGATGAGATTTCTCGTATGCTATCATACcattattatttcttttacCCATGCAAGGTCCCATCAATAGATAGCCCCAAAAACCTTCGTTAGAAGAGTCAATGGCTGGCCACCCCGGAGGACGGCCAGCATTCGAGAAGTCCTCCGACTCCTTCGTACCCTAAAAGATACAGAGAGCACATGGGCTGTCAACcacacctcttcttcctccccaccTCACAACCACCCTCCTATTTATAGACCCCACCATTCACCCCCTCTCCATTCTCTCCTCATCACCACCGACAGCCCTTGTTCCTTTCTCGCCACCCCCACCACCTTCTCTTCTTTCATTCACAACTCTTTCTCCAACTCCACAATGGGCTTCCCTTCTGTCTGCTATTGTGTCATCCTTCCGAAGCCTCTGATCCTTCTAGTCCAACTCCTCGACTGCCTGAAGTTCGCCGTGTCGGCGATCCTCTTCTGTCTTGGATTCGCCTCGTCTCCTGAAGATTATGTCTATCCTCTCTCGGCGACCGATTTCTCGGTCCCTTCGTCTCCTCCGATCACCCCTTCGGAGATCAAAAGTAGGATTCCGGTCGTGAGGTTCTCGAGCTTTCGCAAGAGTTCAGCCCAAGGAGAGGAGTCCACCTGTGCTGTTTGCTTGGGAGCATTGGAGGCAATGCAAGAGGTTAGGGAGCTTGGCAACTGCTTTCATGTGTTCCACAAGGGGTGTATAGATAAGTGGGTGGACATGGGTCGGGTCACCTGCCCGTTGTGTAGAGCCCAGTTGTTGCCCAAGGGAAGGGAAGAGAAAGGGATGGCTGTTGGGTTGATGTAAAGCTTTTGAGATGATTATGAGACGTGTTCATCAGGAAATTGTCAATTAGTATGTGAGTGGCCTCATCGAGAGTGGTCCTGTAGGGTATTTGTTACACTGGATCCTCCAATATGGGATCACATTTAGATTTTTGTAatcttctcccctcttctttCGAAAACTGAATCATGTGTACAGTTGATAGTGGAGTACCTTCCATGACTTTGATGTTAGGGACTGGTTTTTTGTTCATTCCTATGGAGGCCTAGGCAGTGTTGTATGATTGCTTCCACTTCCaaagtaaaataaataaatgctggTGCCCTTGGCTTCAGAATTCAGAATACAGGATAAGCAATGATGATTGGATGTGCTCTAATTTGAGAGTAGATTGCATTGCCTGGTCCTGGTGCAAACAGGTTAAAGAAATTGCTCTGCAGCACTCCTGAAAGCAAACCTAGTTCATGGTCACAAGCATGTCAAGTTTTTTATATCTCAAAATTTATGATCGAGATTGCCTTGCGTTGCGCTGTTTTCGCCAAAGTTGGCAAATGTTAAATAGATGACCTGATTCACATAGATAAAGTGTGAAGATCCGTGCAGAGGTGCCTTTAGTTCTATATCAGTTGTTCGTCGGAAAGATTATGGGTATTTATAGAGGACTaaagaactccaaaaaaaatatcttccagCTAGCTTTTTTAGATAAGGTCATGGGTTATTATAAATAGTACCAGAGCGAACCTGGCCCATAGCCCATATGGACTAGAGACACTGCAGCATAGATTTGTTGATGCTGACTACGGTCGATCATGatacttatgattagatttgaatggatttggatcCTTAGCCTGGTGAAGACATCAAGACTAAAAGAatagagtatgtgaggactcatacaggcgtgtgtttaatccTATATAGGTTATTTGTCaaaagattttggatacttatataggactaaggaCCTAAAAAAATGTCTTCCGGTGGATGAAATTCTGGATTGTTAGATAAGCATTAATGTTGATAATTTATTTTCATGAAGAAGCACCTCAACCCTTAAATATTGGTCTCGATACCCTCTGTCTACCATCCGGGATCATATCAAACATATAAAATTACATTGGCTATGCCCAAACAgttcaaagaaagaaattataTATGCTCCCCAGCAGTGTACCTTGAGGCGGCTGTTTCAGGAGGGGAATGATGATGCCTATATAACAATAAATAACTCTTGTAAGAAGTCTATCGTTGCAGGTTGGAAAAATATATTGAAGAATAAATTTCAAAGATCAATCCAAATGATCAAGTGATACTTGCTGATCTAACCACCAACAGAATGTAACACAAAAAGAATCATAACCTTTCTCTTTAGTGGGTTCAATTGCACTGGAATGAGAATGATGCAAGGGTGATGGATTGAGTTCAATCATGGCATTAGATTCCAAAGATCCTTGAATGGCTCTAAATGAGCATCCTCCAGCCTTCAGCTGAAACACTAAGAGATACATTTACCATGGTACACTAATAGCAATGAATTATTTGGCATTTGTTTCCTCTGATTAAAATAAAACCATTTTCATTGAGCTGCTCTTTGATGTCTTCCAAATGACGCTCAACACAATTTAAAAAACAATTCATAGCATAACATggcaagaaaatcaaaacaattCATACATAATATAAAATGACTAATTTAAACATCTACCTATTATCTTTATAAGTAATTTGCATAAGAAAGCTCAAAAAACCATCAATTTTCTTATTATAGACTAGAAAGATGGTATTTGCTTCTGTATTGGCTGTTTACAGTGCTGGAACAGGGTTTTTGTCTTGGATGGTTTTGGATTTGCTCACAGCCAGCCAATTACGGAAGGCTTAAACTCGGTTATGAAAGGCCTGATATCACCGTcgattctcttttctttaccacCC is from Phoenix dactylifera cultivar Barhee BC4 chromosome 18, palm_55x_up_171113_PBpolish2nd_filt_p, whole genome shotgun sequence and encodes:
- the LOC103696090 gene encoding probable E3 ubiquitin-protein ligase RHA1A; this translates as MGFPSVCYCVILPKPLILLVQLLDCLKFAVSAILFCLGFASSPEDYVYPLSATDFSVPSSPPITPSEIKSRIPVVRFSSFRKSSAQGEESTCAVCLGALEAMQEVRELGNCFHVFHKGCIDKWVDMGRVTCPLCRAQLLPKGREEKGMAVGLM